A single window of Cellulomonas sp. NTE-D12 DNA harbors:
- a CDS encoding ABC transporter ATP-binding protein has protein sequence MGVRIDVSHLTMTYGALVAVDDVSFVVEPGEFFGLLGPNGAGKTTALEAIEGLRRPAGGTVRLDGHDPWRRDPALQRRMGVQLQASSFFERLTAREQLRTFGALYGVPAARADLLLGTVGLEDKADERTEKLSGGQRQRLSIACALVHDPEVVFLDEPTAALDPQARRNLWDLLRGLTADGRTVVLTTHYMDEAEALCDRVAIVDEGRLLTLDTPAGLVRGLDAPVRITLAPGALTMDQVPGIGGVASAEEDDGGLVLTTREPAAVLGQLAAGGALTGLSVRGATLEDVFLHLTGREYRS, from the coding sequence ATGGGCGTCCGCATCGACGTGTCGCACCTGACCATGACGTACGGGGCACTGGTCGCCGTGGACGACGTCTCGTTCGTCGTCGAGCCGGGGGAGTTCTTCGGCCTGCTCGGGCCCAACGGCGCCGGCAAGACCACGGCTCTGGAGGCGATCGAGGGGCTGCGCCGGCCCGCCGGCGGAACCGTCCGGCTGGACGGCCACGACCCCTGGCGGCGCGACCCCGCCCTGCAGCGCCGGATGGGCGTGCAGCTGCAGGCGTCGTCGTTCTTCGAGCGGCTGACCGCCCGTGAGCAGCTGCGCACGTTCGGCGCGCTGTACGGCGTCCCGGCCGCTCGTGCCGATCTGCTGCTCGGCACGGTCGGCCTGGAGGACAAGGCGGACGAGCGCACCGAGAAGCTGTCCGGCGGCCAGCGGCAGCGGCTGTCCATCGCCTGCGCCCTGGTGCACGACCCGGAGGTGGTGTTCCTCGACGAGCCCACCGCGGCGCTCGACCCGCAGGCGCGCCGCAACCTGTGGGACCTGCTGCGGGGCCTGACCGCCGACGGGCGCACCGTGGTGCTCACCACCCACTACATGGACGAGGCCGAGGCGCTGTGCGACCGCGTCGCCATCGTCGACGAGGGCCGGCTGCTGACGCTGGACACGCCGGCCGGACTGGTGCGCGGTCTCGACGCACCGGTGCGGATCACCCTCGCCCCCGGCGCGCTGACGATGGACCAGGTGCCCGGGATCGGCGGCGTCGCGAGCGCCGAGGAGGACGACGGCGGCCTCGTGCTCACCACCCGCGAACCGGCCGCGGTGCTCGGCCAGCTCGCGGCGGGCGGAGCACTGACGGGGCTGAGCGTGCGCGGAGCGACTCTCGAGGACGTGTTCCTGCACCTGACCGGACGGGAGTACCGCTCGTGA
- a CDS encoding ABC transporter permease: protein MTALRSLTAAMAKGFVRDRMTIFWSVVFPLMFLVLFGGIFSDRSSPRLDVVAVGPVAVLDRLPADARAQLDQSISVTTSDDLDASLARVRSGAVAAVVTQDGPTVDVHYSRADQVRAAQVLGTFRGLVDATNLAASGAPPALSLRTAQVEDTSLRTIQFVTPGLLGWAVAMSATFGAAVNLVTWRTNGLLRRMRLAPVSTASVVLARVGVSLAVAFGQVVIFLAVAVAFFGLKLTGWWPMVFPLTLVGTLAFLSIGLLAGSVAKTEEAAVGLANVIVLPMAFLSGSFFSLAGAPGWLQGVSRVLPLRYLNEAMLDTMVRGRGPSSVVLPVLVLLAFTLVLTAVSARLFRWEP from the coding sequence GTGACCGCGCTGCGCTCGCTGACCGCCGCCATGGCGAAGGGTTTCGTGCGCGACCGCATGACGATCTTCTGGTCCGTGGTGTTCCCCCTGATGTTCCTGGTGCTGTTCGGCGGCATCTTCTCCGACCGCTCGAGCCCGCGGCTCGATGTGGTCGCCGTGGGACCGGTCGCGGTGCTCGACCGGCTGCCCGCTGACGCCCGTGCCCAGCTGGACCAGTCGATCTCCGTCACGACGAGCGACGACCTCGACGCTTCGCTGGCCCGGGTGCGGTCCGGTGCCGTCGCCGCCGTGGTGACGCAGGACGGTCCCACCGTGGACGTGCACTACTCGCGTGCCGACCAGGTGCGCGCCGCCCAGGTGCTCGGCACGTTCCGCGGGCTGGTGGACGCGACGAACCTCGCGGCGTCGGGCGCTCCGCCGGCACTCTCGCTGCGGACCGCCCAGGTCGAGGACACGTCGTTGCGGACCATCCAGTTCGTCACCCCGGGCCTGCTCGGCTGGGCGGTGGCGATGAGCGCGACGTTCGGTGCGGCGGTCAACCTGGTGACGTGGCGCACCAACGGGCTGCTGCGCCGGATGCGGCTCGCTCCCGTGTCGACCGCGTCGGTGGTGCTCGCGCGCGTCGGGGTCAGCCTCGCCGTCGCGTTCGGTCAGGTGGTGATCTTCCTCGCCGTGGCGGTCGCCTTCTTCGGCCTGAAGCTGACCGGGTGGTGGCCGATGGTGTTCCCGCTGACCCTCGTCGGGACGCTCGCCTTCCTGTCGATCGGCCTGCTCGCCGGCTCGGTGGCCAAGACGGAGGAGGCCGCGGTGGGGCTCGCCAACGTCATCGTGCTGCCGATGGCGTTCCTGTCGGGGTCGTTCTTCTCGCTGGCCGGCGCACCGGGCTGGTTGCAGGGCGTCTCCCGGGTGCTGCCGCTGCGGTACCTGAACGAGGCGATGCTCGACACGATGGTGCGCGGGAGGGGTCCGTCGTCCGTGGTGCTGCCCGTGCTGGTGCTGCTGGCGTTCACCCTGGTGCTGACTGCCGTGTCGGCGCGCCTGTTCCGCTGGGAGCCCTGA
- a CDS encoding LysE family transporter: protein MSGLLSPVAALAGTPGGLATAFASGVVAGLAIAVPVGAVSTLIVMVAAQRGWRVGAAAGLGAATVDGAYATVALVAGAALAPLIEAHRTTLRWSSAVVLAAVAVVLARPAWRPAGAAPSTTVEQRSALGPGWAYLTVVGLTAVNPATVVYFAALVAGPAARTVTDLPQRTAFVVGALLGSACWQLLLAGTGSAVGGVLTGPRARRWTAAAGAVAVGALAVATAAGG from the coding sequence ATGAGCGGGCTGCTGAGCCCCGTCGCGGCGCTCGCCGGGACGCCCGGCGGGCTCGCGACGGCGTTCGCATCCGGCGTCGTGGCCGGGCTGGCGATCGCGGTGCCGGTCGGTGCCGTCTCGACCTTGATCGTCATGGTCGCCGCCCAGCGCGGGTGGCGGGTGGGCGCCGCGGCAGGGCTCGGTGCGGCGACCGTCGACGGAGCGTACGCGACGGTCGCTCTGGTGGCGGGCGCGGCCCTGGCCCCGCTGATCGAGGCCCACCGCACGACGCTGAGGTGGTCGTCCGCCGTCGTGCTGGCGGCGGTGGCGGTGGTGCTGGCCCGGCCGGCGTGGCGCCCCGCCGGTGCCGCACCGAGCACGACGGTCGAGCAACGGTCGGCCCTCGGGCCCGGGTGGGCGTACCTGACCGTCGTCGGCCTGACGGCCGTCAACCCGGCCACGGTGGTCTACTTCGCGGCACTCGTGGCGGGTCCGGCCGCCCGGACAGTCACGGACCTGCCCCAGCGGACGGCGTTCGTCGTCGGCGCACTCCTCGGCTCCGCCTGCTGGCAGCTGCTGCTCGCCGGCACGGGTTCGGCCGTCGGAGGCGTGCTGACGGGACCCCGGGCGCGGCGCTGGACGGCGGCGGCGGGGGCCGTGGCCGTCGGCGCGCTGGCCGTGGCGACGGCAGCGGGCGGCTGA
- a CDS encoding LacI family DNA-binding transcriptional regulator: MPSPTGSGRGGRASIGDVARLAGVSLQTVSRVSNGSASVRPGTRARVLEAMSSLGYAPNHAARALRYGSFQAIGVVAHRLPRTGETRIVEAVVEAARREGFTISLVDVLTPSPHDVSDAVQRLDNQAVDGLVVIRAETATPETLALPSHLPVVVADPRQVGRHATVGADETTGARSAVEHLLALGHRQVHHVAGPEDSVPARLRRDAWRAASATAGAGTPPPEVGDWSAESGYEAGRRLALDPSVTAVFAANDEMAVGVVRALFEAGRRVPEDVSVVGFDDIPLAGYVWPPLTTVVHDFERVGAALVELLVRQIRDGSDLGAERVVVPAPLVVRASTAPPRPGTGS, translated from the coding sequence ATGCCCAGCCCGACCGGTTCCGGCCGAGGCGGCCGCGCGTCCATCGGTGACGTCGCGCGCCTCGCCGGCGTCTCGCTGCAGACGGTGTCCCGGGTGTCGAACGGCTCGGCCTCCGTCCGGCCCGGGACGCGGGCACGGGTGCTCGAGGCGATGTCCAGCCTGGGCTACGCCCCCAACCACGCGGCGCGGGCCCTGCGGTACGGCAGCTTTCAGGCGATCGGGGTGGTGGCGCACCGCCTGCCACGCACCGGCGAGACCCGGATCGTCGAGGCGGTCGTCGAGGCGGCCCGGCGCGAGGGCTTCACGATCTCCCTGGTCGACGTGCTCACGCCGTCACCGCACGACGTGAGCGACGCCGTGCAGCGGCTGGACAACCAGGCCGTCGACGGGCTGGTGGTGATCCGCGCGGAGACGGCGACACCCGAGACGCTGGCGCTGCCCTCCCACCTCCCGGTCGTGGTCGCCGATCCGCGTCAGGTCGGTCGGCACGCCACCGTGGGCGCCGACGAGACAACCGGTGCACGGTCGGCCGTCGAGCACCTGCTGGCGCTCGGGCACCGTCAGGTCCACCACGTCGCCGGACCCGAGGACTCGGTGCCGGCGCGCCTGCGCCGCGACGCGTGGCGCGCGGCGAGCGCCACGGCCGGCGCCGGCACGCCCCCACCCGAGGTGGGTGACTGGAGCGCGGAGTCCGGGTACGAAGCCGGCCGCCGGCTCGCGCTCGACCCGTCCGTGACCGCCGTCTTCGCCGCCAACGACGAGATGGCCGTCGGTGTGGTGCGGGCCCTGTTCGAGGCGGGCCGTCGGGTGCCCGAGGACGTGTCGGTAGTCGGTTTCGACGACATCCCGCTGGCCGGCTACGTGTGGCCACCGCTGACCACGGTGGTGCACGACTTCGAGCGGGTCGGCGCCGCGCTGGTCGAGCTGCTGGTGCGGCAGATCCGGGACGGGTCCGACCTGGGCGCCGAGCGCGTCGTGGTGCCGGCCCCGCTGGTCGTCCGTGCGAGCACCGCCCCTCCCCGGCCCGGGACCGGGTCGTGA
- the galK gene encoding galactokinase, which yields MPSAIQPSWDDPTGAARATELFTQAFATPPDGVWASPGRINLIGEHVDYNAGLCLPLALPHRTFAAVRARDDDRVRLVSAQAPDAVFEGSLDDLGPGRATGWAAYAGGPAWVLRDEGVPVRGFDAAVTSCVPFGAGLSSSAAIEGAVVLAVRELAGVGPLDDGARADLTAACVRAENEIAGAPTGGMDQAASLRSRADHALLLDCLDLSVDHIPFAPAADGLAILVIDTRAPHSLNDGQYGLRRQQCQSAAEKLGLGSLREVTDLDAALLALTDPVERARTRHVVTEIARVREFVALLRAGALAGTGPLLDASHASLRDDYEVSCEELDVAVETARAAGALGARMTGGGFGGSAIALVRSVDVATVADAVSAAYAARGWGEPGFLVADTAAPGARVV from the coding sequence ATGCCGAGCGCCATCCAGCCCTCCTGGGACGACCCCACGGGCGCCGCACGCGCCACCGAGCTCTTCACGCAGGCGTTCGCCACCCCGCCGGACGGTGTGTGGGCCTCGCCGGGACGCATCAACCTGATCGGTGAGCACGTCGACTACAACGCCGGGCTCTGCCTGCCGCTCGCCCTGCCCCACCGCACGTTCGCGGCGGTCCGTGCGCGGGACGACGACCGGGTGCGGCTGGTCTCGGCGCAGGCACCGGACGCCGTCTTCGAGGGGTCCCTCGACGACCTCGGGCCGGGCCGGGCGACCGGGTGGGCCGCCTATGCGGGTGGTCCGGCGTGGGTGCTGCGCGACGAGGGCGTACCGGTGCGCGGCTTCGACGCAGCCGTCACGTCCTGCGTTCCGTTCGGTGCCGGGCTGTCGTCGTCGGCCGCCATCGAGGGTGCAGTCGTGCTGGCGGTTCGCGAGCTGGCCGGCGTCGGCCCGCTGGACGATGGCGCGCGTGCCGACCTGACGGCCGCGTGCGTCCGCGCGGAGAACGAGATCGCCGGCGCACCGACGGGCGGCATGGACCAGGCGGCCAGCCTGCGGTCCCGCGCCGACCACGCCCTGCTGCTGGACTGCCTGGACCTCTCGGTGGACCACATCCCGTTCGCTCCCGCGGCCGACGGCCTGGCGATCCTCGTGATCGACACCCGGGCGCCGCACAGCCTGAACGACGGGCAGTACGGGCTGCGTCGGCAGCAGTGCCAGTCCGCCGCGGAGAAGCTGGGGCTCGGCTCGCTGCGAGAGGTCACCGACCTCGACGCGGCACTGCTCGCCCTGACCGACCCCGTCGAGCGGGCCCGCACGCGGCACGTCGTCACGGAGATCGCCCGCGTCCGCGAGTTCGTCGCGCTGCTGCGCGCCGGGGCCCTGGCCGGCACCGGTCCGCTGCTGGACGCGTCGCACGCCTCGCTGCGCGACGACTACGAGGTCTCGTGCGAGGAGCTCGACGTGGCGGTGGAGACCGCTCGGGCGGCCGGGGCCCTGGGTGCGCGGATGACCGGCGGGGGCTTCGGCGGGTCGGCGATCGCCCTGGTCCGGAGCGTCGACGTGGCCACGGTGGCCGATGCCGTCTCGGCGGCCTACGCCGCACGGGGATGGGGTGAGCCGGGCTTCCTGGTGGCCGACACCGCCGCACCGGGGGCGCGGGTCGTCTGA
- the galE gene encoding UDP-glucose 4-epimerase GalE: MTWLVTGGAGYIGSHVVRAFQSAGVEAVVLDDLSSGHRRFVSDGTPLVVGSVLDTDLVTRTLREHRVQGVVHLAGFKYAGVSVQRPLHTYEQNVTGTAHLLEAMAAADVTAIVFSSSAAVYGTPDIDVVTETTPTRPESPYGQSKLIGEWLLADQATATGLTHTSLRYFNVVGSGHDDLVDTSPHNLFPLVFDALLAGRTPVLNGDDYPTPDGTCVRDYVHVQDLAETHVAAAQALAAGTPLQPVYNLGAGDGVSVRQIMTAIAQVTGTPFEPVVGPRRAGDPARIVASGALATRDLGWDPHRTLTDMVASAWHARQTHPTTD; encoded by the coding sequence ATGACGTGGTTGGTCACCGGCGGTGCCGGGTACATCGGCTCGCACGTGGTTCGGGCGTTCCAGTCGGCCGGTGTCGAGGCCGTGGTGCTGGACGACCTCTCCTCCGGGCACCGCCGCTTCGTCAGCGACGGGACTCCCCTGGTGGTCGGCTCCGTGCTGGACACCGACCTGGTGACGCGCACGCTCCGGGAGCACCGCGTCCAGGGAGTGGTGCACCTCGCGGGGTTCAAGTACGCGGGCGTGTCGGTGCAGCGCCCCCTGCACACGTACGAGCAGAACGTCACCGGCACGGCGCACCTGCTCGAGGCGATGGCGGCGGCCGACGTGACGGCGATCGTCTTCTCGTCGTCGGCGGCGGTCTACGGCACGCCCGACATCGACGTCGTCACCGAGACCACCCCGACGCGGCCCGAGTCGCCCTACGGCCAGAGCAAGCTGATCGGCGAGTGGCTGCTGGCCGACCAGGCGACCGCGACCGGCCTGACGCACACGTCGCTGCGGTACTTCAACGTGGTCGGCTCGGGCCACGACGACCTCGTGGACACCTCGCCGCACAACCTGTTCCCCCTGGTGTTCGACGCGCTCCTGGCCGGCCGCACGCCCGTCCTCAACGGCGACGACTACCCCACGCCCGACGGCACGTGCGTGCGCGACTACGTGCACGTGCAGGACCTCGCCGAGACCCACGTCGCAGCCGCGCAGGCGCTGGCCGCCGGAACCCCGCTGCAGCCCGTCTACAACCTCGGCGCCGGCGACGGCGTCTCGGTGCGGCAGATCATGACAGCCATCGCGCAGGTCACCGGGACGCCGTTCGAGCCCGTCGTCGGCCCGCGCCGTGCGGGTGACCCGGCACGCATCGTCGCCTCCGGGGCGCTCGCCACGCGCGACCTCGGCTGGGACCCGCACCGCACGCTCACCGACATGGTGGCGAGCGCGTGGCACGCACGTCAGACCCACCCCACCACCGACTGA
- a CDS encoding BldC family transcriptional regulator has protein sequence MATTHTTLPQGALLTPGEVAVMFRVDPKTVTRWAQAGKLSAVRTLGGHRRFHEDEVRQLLEGVPQQRVAD, from the coding sequence ATGGCAACCACCCACACCACGCTCCCGCAGGGCGCACTCCTCACCCCTGGTGAGGTCGCGGTCATGTTCCGGGTCGACCCGAAGACCGTCACCCGGTGGGCGCAGGCGGGCAAGCTCTCCGCGGTCCGCACGCTCGGCGGGCACCGCCGGTTCCACGAGGACGAGGTCCGTCAGCTCCTCGAGGGTGTCCCGCAGCAGCGCGTGGCGGACTGA
- a CDS encoding TetR/AcrR family transcriptional regulator, with the protein MAATREHIVSAALALVADRGIAATSIDDIAAAAGVAKGSVFYNFGSKSALFETIIAEGVARLTAALQAASDGLTGRAAVEAMVTQLLVHIRDHPDFAKLAVAEVFRTGRQWQESIRNIREDSIGAFRTVVAQAWPERDTTLTAAALFGATVITGLEWLVFQPDRSLEDVRDAVLATIR; encoded by the coding sequence ATGGCGGCCACGAGGGAGCACATCGTCTCGGCAGCACTCGCGCTCGTGGCGGACCGCGGCATCGCCGCGACGTCGATCGACGACATCGCGGCGGCCGCGGGCGTGGCCAAGGGCAGCGTGTTCTACAACTTCGGCAGCAAGTCGGCTCTGTTCGAGACGATCATCGCCGAGGGCGTCGCCCGGCTGACGGCCGCGCTCCAGGCGGCGAGCGACGGCCTGACCGGTCGGGCGGCCGTCGAGGCGATGGTGACGCAGCTGCTGGTGCACATCCGCGACCACCCCGACTTCGCCAAGCTGGCGGTCGCCGAGGTGTTCCGGACCGGACGTCAGTGGCAGGAGTCCATCCGCAACATTCGCGAGGACTCGATCGGCGCGTTCCGCACCGTCGTGGCGCAGGCGTGGCCCGAGCGGGACACGACGCTCACCGCGGCCGCGCTGTTCGGCGCCACGGTGATCACGGGGCTCGAGTGGCTCGTCTTCCAGCCGGACCGTTCGCTGGAGGACGTCCGGGACGCCGTCCTGGCCACCATCCGCTGA
- a CDS encoding YhgE/Pip domain-containing protein, with protein sequence MTSLTSTGTELRRFRHGLLPKLAIAAMVLVPLLYGALYLWAFWDPTGHLDRLPVALVNSDTGAVRDGAPVHAGDEVTTALVDSKALKWVRTDAEDAASGVRDGRYYFALTVPADFSASVVSAGGSEPHPAQLQVTYDDTNSFLATTLGRSAMAQVSDAVRATIGQQAADQVLVGLGSARDGFARASDGALTLQAAAGTLSSGAHQVASGADAAAGGAASLASGSAAAASGSATLDKGAHALADGTSTLATGAQATASGARTLADGAARLADGSTTAATSATALATGAAQVSAGVTSAVGQVSALATQLGDLSGGLTSVMTYLAARAPVDPTAAALLSGMQKDAAALPSASQLTQTTEQLSQLQAGATKVAGGAAQLSSGLGTLSTSASQLSSGAAALAGGTAQVSGGAVSAAAGAHDLAAGADQLAAGTATLATGATTLAGGTSTLASGASRVAAGSDQLGAGSATLADALHSGASSIPADDPGTQTARAATLSTPVRLASTDVHAAAGFGEGFAPFFIPLALFVGSLITWLLLRPLPSRALATPASGWRATFAGFLPAMVIGVAQVAVMLAVIHWGVGLQPASAVGTVAFTLLVVAAFLALQQMLVAVLGPAGGKVAVLALLMLQLASSGGTYPVQTTPAFFQAVHPWLPMSYAVGGLREVITGGADGRLLVAVLVLVGVLVGSLAITAWRAGRMRTWTLSRLHPVLSI encoded by the coding sequence ATGACCTCCCTCACCTCCACCGGCACCGAGCTGCGCCGGTTCCGCCACGGGCTGCTGCCCAAGCTCGCGATCGCCGCGATGGTGCTGGTGCCGCTGCTGTACGGCGCCCTCTACCTGTGGGCGTTCTGGGACCCGACCGGGCACCTCGACCGGCTGCCCGTCGCCCTGGTCAACTCCGACACCGGCGCCGTGCGCGACGGCGCACCGGTGCACGCGGGCGACGAGGTCACCACGGCGCTGGTCGACTCCAAGGCGCTCAAGTGGGTCCGCACGGACGCCGAGGACGCGGCGAGCGGTGTCCGGGACGGGCGCTACTACTTCGCGCTCACCGTCCCGGCCGACTTCTCCGCCTCCGTCGTGTCCGCGGGCGGGAGCGAGCCTCACCCCGCCCAGCTGCAGGTGACGTACGACGACACCAACTCGTTCCTCGCCACCACGCTCGGCCGGAGCGCGATGGCGCAGGTGTCCGACGCCGTCCGCGCGACGATCGGTCAACAGGCGGCCGACCAGGTGCTGGTCGGGCTCGGGTCGGCGCGCGACGGCTTCGCCCGGGCGTCGGACGGTGCGCTGACGCTGCAGGCGGCGGCCGGGACGCTGTCGTCGGGCGCGCACCAGGTGGCCTCCGGTGCGGATGCCGCGGCCGGGGGCGCCGCGAGCCTGGCCTCCGGCAGCGCGGCAGCAGCGAGCGGGTCGGCCACGCTCGACAAGGGGGCGCACGCCCTGGCCGACGGCACCTCGACGCTCGCCACCGGCGCGCAGGCCACCGCCTCGGGAGCACGCACGCTCGCCGACGGTGCCGCCCGGCTCGCCGACGGCAGCACGACGGCGGCGACGTCGGCGACCGCGCTCGCCACCGGCGCGGCGCAGGTGTCCGCCGGTGTCACGAGCGCCGTGGGACAGGTGTCCGCGCTGGCGACGCAGCTCGGAGACCTGTCGGGGGGCCTGACCTCCGTCATGACGTACCTCGCCGCCCGGGCACCGGTGGACCCGACCGCGGCCGCGCTCCTGAGCGGGATGCAGAAGGACGCCGCCGCGTTGCCCTCGGCCTCCCAGCTCACGCAGACCACGGAGCAGCTGTCCCAGCTGCAGGCGGGTGCGACCAAGGTCGCCGGCGGTGCGGCTCAGCTGAGCTCCGGACTGGGCACGCTGAGCACGTCTGCCTCGCAGCTCAGCTCCGGTGCCGCTGCCCTGGCCGGCGGGACGGCGCAGGTGTCCGGCGGAGCGGTGTCGGCCGCCGCCGGGGCGCACGACCTCGCGGCAGGCGCCGACCAGCTCGCCGCCGGCACCGCGACGCTCGCAACGGGCGCGACCACGCTCGCCGGCGGTACGAGCACCCTGGCGTCCGGCGCCTCGCGCGTCGCCGCAGGCTCGGACCAGCTCGGAGCCGGCTCCGCCACGCTGGCGGACGCGCTGCACAGCGGCGCTTCGTCCATCCCGGCGGACGACCCGGGGACGCAGACGGCGCGTGCCGCGACGCTCAGCACCCCGGTCCGCCTGGCGAGCACCGACGTGCACGCCGCCGCCGGCTTCGGCGAGGGGTTCGCGCCGTTCTTCATCCCGCTGGCGCTGTTCGTCGGCTCCCTGATCACCTGGCTGCTGCTGCGGCCGCTGCCCTCGCGAGCGCTGGCCACACCGGCGTCGGGCTGGCGCGCGACGTTCGCCGGGTTCCTGCCGGCGATGGTGATCGGCGTCGCGCAGGTCGCGGTGATGCTCGCCGTCATCCACTGGGGGGTGGGGCTGCAGCCGGCATCCGCGGTCGGCACCGTGGCGTTCACCCTGCTCGTCGTCGCGGCGTTCCTCGCCCTGCAGCAGATGCTGGTGGCCGTGCTCGGTCCCGCCGGAGGCAAGGTGGCGGTGCTGGCGCTGCTGATGCTGCAGCTCGCCTCCTCCGGTGGCACCTACCCGGTCCAGACCACTCCCGCCTTCTTCCAGGCGGTGCACCCGTGGCTGCCCATGAGCTACGCGGTCGGCGGGCTGCGTGAGGTGATCACGGGTGGCGCCGACGGGCGGCTGCTGGTCGCGGTACTCGTCCTGGTCGGGGTGCTGGTCGGGTCGCTCGCGATCACGGCGTGGCGCGCCGGCCGGATGCGCACGTGGACGCTGTCACGCCTGCACCCCGTGCTGTCGATCTGA